The following is a genomic window from Actinomycetota bacterium.
CCATCCTTGCCATAGCCGCGTTGATCGCAGGTTGCGCCAGTTCGGACGGCGCCAGCGTTAAAAGTTTCCAAGTAAAAGACGAGGTCGCCGTAGGTAAATCAGTTTGGAAAGTCCTGGCGGTCGAGCACATGAAGGTAACGCCGTCGGGCTCCAAGGCCACTGGACAATTTGTTTTCGTCCAGGCGCAGCTTAAGAACACTAGTAACGACGCTGTTAATTTGACGGGCGTCGAACTGGAGATCGTCAGCGGCGAAAACAAGATATACAATTTCGACGCGCAGGAGAACAACACCTTTCTGACTTCGATGGGTAAGGACGGGCTGATGGGCGGACGCGTGGAGCCTGGAGAAACGGTCACAGGTTGGGTCGCGTTTGATGTCGAGGAAGCGGCGAAAGACCTTAAATTACGGGTTCGCGACCCGGATGTAACTTCAAGTAAAAGCGCCTTGGTCTCTTTAGGGTTCTAATAACGCGCTCTCTATAATAAAGACAAAATCATGAAGACCGGCTTGCGGACAGCGTCCGCGGGCCGGTCTTTTGTTTCTTGACTAAAATTTCACATGTGATAAAGTTACTAAAGTTACAGTCTTGGCAAGACGATAACGCCTTTGTACCTGTTGAATGGATTGAATAAAGGGTGGTGGCGGAGTGAAGAAATACAAGGTGTTCGGTATAGCGGCGATTAGTGTCTTAGTGCTGCTTGTTGGCGCGGTCGCATGCGGCGGCGGAGGCGGCGGCGGAACAAAAACCTACAATCTGAAAGAGGACGCGCCTGTTGGCAAGGGCGTCTGGAAAATACTGAGCGCCGAGAAGTCGATGGAACTAAACAGGACCGACGCGGCCGGCAAATTTAAAGCTGAAGGGCAGTTCGTTCTGCTGCAGGTCAGCCTGAAGAACAATAGCGGAGAAGCCGCCAACCTGACCGGCGAGGAAATCGAGATAATGGACGGCAATCGCAATTCCTACACCTTCGACTCGAAGAACAATAACATATATCTCGCCGCGATCGGGAAAGAGAGCCTGACAAAGAATCCTGTGCCGGCCGGGCAAACGGGAACCGGTTATCTGATCTACGACATTAGCAAGGACGCGAAAGACCTGAAGGCGAAGGTTAAGGACGTCAGCATAACCGGACGGACGTTCGCTTATGTCGATTTGAATATGTAACAAATCGGGGAAACAGAACAAAAACAAGACTTACTGGGGGCGGGGGAACCCGCCCTCTTTTCTTTTTAACAAACGCTTGCCATAATGGCTTACGAGGAGGCGTGACTTTGCCATACGAAGACCTTCATGAGATAAGAAAAATGACCCGCCGCGGCTACCAGGAGTCTATCCGCGAAGAAGAAGCGCGGGCCGCGTCTATTAGAGAGAGCGAGGGCGACGCCCTCCAAGCGTTATTGGGGGCGGCGGCCGAGCTAGGATACGGACCCGATGAAATAGCTCTGTTGCCGGAAGGCATAGATGTTTTAGACGGCTGCGGGAATCCGTTGGCTGTTTCGGACATAAAACCGGGTTCGGCGGTGATGGTGGCCGGCTGCCGGACCGGCGCCGATTGTTTCATCGCCGGTATGTCGGCGGGGAAGAAAGGGCTTGTCGTCGGCATCGAGGAGGCGCCCGAAGACGTCACCAAAGCCAGGGGGGCGGCGCGATCTTTCAAATCTGGAACCGTGGAGATAAGGCCGGGAGAATGCGAGAATCTACCGGCGGCGGATAAATCGTTCGACGTTGTCATTACCAATTGCGCGGTTACTTTTTCTTACGATAAGGCTCGAGTGCTTAAGGAACTCGGCCGGGTATTGAAATCAGGCGGTCGTCTAATTCTATGCGAACCGGCGATTACGAAGGAAGCCGCCGCGTCGAAGAAGCGGGCTGCCGTAGCCGCGGCGGAATTCCTGGAGAACGCGTTCAAAAAAGAAGACATCAGGAAGGCGATAAAAAAGGCCGGTTTTAAGAAAATCTCGATTGTTGACGAGACGGCGATGCCGGCGGCGCGTATTCTAAGAGACAAACGAGTTCAAGCAGCCTTGGTTTCCGGCGAAATGAGCCAGGAGGCCGCTGCCGATTTGGCTTCAACGATAGTAAGCGTTAAGATAATAGCTACCCGACCATAACAAGGCCAGGAGGTGACGCGAGTGAAGAATTCTACTACCAGGGCAAAAAATGCCAAGGAGAAGGAGAGGATCTTCTTTCGCAACCTAAAGAAAGCCTTCGAGACGAAGTCGAAGAAGGCTACCTGCCGTAACTGAGAGAACTGAAAGAGTTCTTAGGCCGCGGTCGGCGGTCTCGGCACAAAAAGAAACTATGGCGCAGCCCTACGGGTACTTTATCCAGTGGCATCTGACCGACAGGTGCAATCTGGCCTGCCGGCATTGTTATCAGAAAGGCGTTAGCCATTCTGAG
Proteins encoded in this region:
- a CDS encoding DUF4352 domain-containing protein yields the protein MRNKVALLAGISILAIAALIAGCASSDGASVKSFQVKDEVAVGKSVWKVLAVEHMKVTPSGSKATGQFVFVQAQLKNTSNDAVNLTGVELEIVSGENKIYNFDAQENNTFLTSMGKDGLMGGRVEPGETVTGWVAFDVEEAAKDLKLRVRDPDVTSSKSALVSLGF
- a CDS encoding DUF4352 domain-containing protein — translated: MKKYKVFGIAAISVLVLLVGAVACGGGGGGGTKTYNLKEDAPVGKGVWKILSAEKSMELNRTDAAGKFKAEGQFVLLQVSLKNNSGEAANLTGEEIEIMDGNRNSYTFDSKNNNIYLAAIGKESLTKNPVPAGQTGTGYLIYDISKDAKDLKAKVKDVSITGRTFAYVDLNM
- a CDS encoding methyltransferase domain-containing protein, which gives rise to MPYEDLHEIRKMTRRGYQESIREEEARAASIRESEGDALQALLGAAAELGYGPDEIALLPEGIDVLDGCGNPLAVSDIKPGSAVMVAGCRTGADCFIAGMSAGKKGLVVGIEEAPEDVTKARGAARSFKSGTVEIRPGECENLPAADKSFDVVITNCAVTFSYDKARVLKELGRVLKSGGRLILCEPAITKEAAASKKRAAVAAAEFLENAFKKEDIRKAIKKAGFKKISIVDETAMPAARILRDKRVQAALVSGEMSQEAAADLASTIVSVKIIATRP